The Caldicellulosiruptor obsidiansis OB47 genome segment TCAACAGGCAAAACTATTTCTTTTATCAAGTAGGAGAGGATAAAACCTCTGCACTCAAAGACATTCTTTCAAAGATAAATCCTTATGTAATTGTAAAAGCTGTGAACATGAAGGTTGATGAGTCGAACATAGATAGCTTGATTTTGGAACATGACATCATTGTTGAAGCTGTTGATAATGAACTTACCAAGGTTTTAATTTTCAGAAAGGCACATGAGCATGGTAAAAAGGTAGTGTTGGCATCAGGAATTGCAGGGTTTGGCGACTGTGAAAACATAAAAATCAAACGTGGCAAGAACTTTTCCATAGTGGGGGACTTTGTAACGTCAATAAAAGATAAAAAACCTCTTGCTCCAAAAGTAGTTGCAGTTGCTGCAATGCAGGCAGATGAGGTTTTGAGGATGGTGAGCGAACTTGAGTTTGACTAAAGAAGAAAAATTAGAGCTATTTTCCATATATACTATCTATGGAATGACAGCTGAGAAGTTTTCAAACGGAAGGTCTAATATTGAAGTTGTAAAAGCTATGCTTGACAGCGGCATAAAAATCATTCAGTACAGGGAAAAATACAAATCTTTGAAAGAAAAATACAAAGAATGTCTTGAGATAAGAAAGCTCACAGAAGATTATGGGGCCCTCTTAATTGTTAACGACCATGTAGACCTTTGCCAGATGGTAGGTGCAGATGGTGTTCATTTAGGGCAAGAAGACTTACCAGCAGATGAGGTGAGAAAACTTTTGGGCGATAAATTTATAATCGGTGTTACCACACACACAAAGGATCAAGTTTTGAAAGCAAAGGAAGATGGTGCTGACTATGTGGGTTTGGGACCAATCTTTGCAAGTTTTACAAAAGACAATCCACATCCACCAATTGGGCTTGAAATGGTAAGATGGGCAGCTGAAAACTCACCACTGCCTTTTGTTGCAATAGGTGGGATTAAAGAGCACAATTTAAAAGATGTCTTGGCAAATGGTGCAAGGTGTATCTGTGCTGTTACAGAGATTGTGGGTGCAGATGATATTCGCAAAAAGATAGAAAGCCTTTTTAAGATTTTGAGAAGTTTTGAAAGGAGCTGACAAAAAATGACTCAAATGAGCTTAGCAAAACAGGGGATATTTACAAGAGAGATGGAGCTTGCCATTAAAAATGAAGAGATATCTAAAAAAGAATTCTTGCAAAAGGTTGCAGAAGGTAAAATTGTAATTCCTGCTAACAGAAATAGAAAAAGAGAAAAATACTTTGCAATTGGAGAGGGAACATATGTTAAAATTAATGTTAATCTTGGAGTGTCAGAGGCATGTCCAAACTTTGATCTAGAGCGCCAAAAGCTTGAACTTGCCAAAAAATTTGATGTTGAATCTGTAATGGATTTGTCCAGTGGTCTTGATGCTTCAAACTTCAGAAAATACATTCTTCAAAACTATGATTTTATAGTAGGAACAGTACCGGTTTATCAGGTTGCATCAAGGCACGATGACATTACAAAGGTTGACAGCAAAGAGTTTATAGAAGAAATAGAAAGGCAGGCAGAAGAAGGAGTTGACTTTTTCACAATCCATGCAGGAATTACAAGAAAAGCTTTGGAGAGGCTTGAAAAAAATGAACGTTTGCTCAAAATTGTCTCAAGAGGCGGAGCACTTCTTTATAAATGGATGATGACAAACCGAAAAGAAAATCCTTTGTATGAACATTTTGATGAGATTTTAAAGATTTGCAAAAAACATGATGTTACAATAAGTCTTGGAGACAGTCTCAGACCCGGCGCGGTCTATGATGCAACAGACGCACTTCAGATAGAAGAGCTTATAAATCTTGGTGAACTTACAAAAATGGCTTGGAAAGAGGATGTGCAGGTGATGATAGAAGGACCAGGGCACATGAGAGCAAACGAGATTGCAGCAAACATGGTAATTCAAAAAAGGCTTTGCCACGGTGCACCGTTTTATGTTTTGGGTCCTCTTACAACAGACATTGCAGCAGGGTATGACCATATATCAGGTGCGATGGGAGCGCTCATTGCAGCTTTGAATGGAGCAGATTTTCTGTGTTATGTTACACCTGCTGAACATTTGAGACTTCCATCTTTAGAGGATGTCAAAGAAGGGATTGTAGCGTTCAAGATTGCTGCACACAGTGCAAATATAGCAAAAGGATTCAAAAAGCCACTTGAAAAGGATATTGAAATGTCAGTTGCAAGAAGAGACCTTGATTGGGAAAAGATGATAAGCATTTCAGTTGACCCTGAGAAGGCAAGAGAGTACAGAAGCAGTTTCACATCTGAGACATGTTCAATGTGTGGCAGGCTCTGTGCTGTAAAAAATTCAAGGGATGAGACCATTTTGTAAAAGCTGTGACATGTTTTTTCAGAGAAGGAGATGAAAGTAGAAAGATGAAAAAAGTACTCATAATTGCCGGGTTTGACCCCTCAGGTGGTGCAGGCGTTTTGCTTGACATAAAAGTTGTAAGGGCGTTGAATGGTTATGCAGCATCTGTAGTAACATCTTTGACAGTCCAGGATACTCAAAGGGTCTATGACTTAAAACCCATAGACCCTCATTTTTTTGAGTATCAGCTTCAAAAAGTGGTTGAAGATATAAAGCCAGATAGTGTCAAGATTGGACTTTTAGGAAGTTCTGAGATAGCAGTTGTTTTGCTGAGAAACTTAAAAAAATACAGTCTTAAAAACATAGTTTGTGACCCGGTTTTGAAGTCTACAAGCGGTTTTGAGTTTTGTAAAAGTGAGTTTGTAGAATTTTTAAAGTATGACTTTTTCAAAGCCTGTGATGTCATCACCCCAAACAAAAACGAAGCAGAACTCATTTTTGATGTGGAAATTAAAAATTTTGATGAAGATGTTCTAAGCTGCGTTCAGGAAAGAATGAAGAGAATGGGCATAAAATCATGCATCCTAAAAGGTGGTCATCTTGATGGCGAGCTTGCAGAGGATGTTTTGATAACTCAAAATGAAATTTATAGAGTCTCGGCTATAAAAAAGGGTTTGCCAGATGAGATTCACGGGACTGGCTGTGCATTTTCATCTGCATTTGCCACTTTCCTTGCAAAGGGATATAATATGTATGATGCATTAAAACAAACTAAGGATTTTATGATAGGCTTGATAAACGCTTCAGTAAAGATAGGAAATGGAAGATTAGTTTTAAATCCGTAATAATATTTTATAGAAAATTTTCCTTAAAGATTTTGATAGGAAGGTGTATGTCAAATTGGCAATAAAGTTTGAGCTAATAAAAAAGAGCAAGAAATCCAATGCAAGACGGGGAAGACTCTATACACCACACGGAGTGATTGAAACACCAGTTTTCATGCCGGTTGGAACGCAGGCAACTGTCAAGGCTATAATGCACAGAGACCTATACGAGATGGGTACACAGATAATCTTGGCAAACACATACCACCTTTATTTAAGACCTGGCGTAGATGTTATAAAAGAAGCAGGTGGGCTTCACAAGTTCATGAACTGGCAAAAACCAATTTTAACTGACAGTGGCGGGTTTCAAGTGTTTTCACTCAGCAAACTTCGAACAATAACAGAAGATGGTGTTGAGTTCAGGTCGCACATAGATGGTTCTCGGCACTTTTTCACACCCGAAAAGGTGATAGAGATACAAAACATTTTAGGTTCTGACATCATAATGGCGTTTGATGAGTGTGTGCCATACCCTGTTGATCATGAATATGCAAAATGGGCGGTTGAGAGGACTGCAAGGTGGCTAAAAAGGTGCAAAGCTCATCATAAAAACACTGAAAATCAGGCACTGTTTGGGATAGTGCAGGGTTCAACTTACAAGGATTTGAGGATAGAGAGTGCAAAGCGTACAGTTGAAGAAGACCTTCCCGGCTATGCGATAGGCGGGCTTTCTGTTGGTGAGCCAAAACAGCTCATGTATGAGATGATAGAAGTATTGCATCCAATCCTGCCAGAAGATAAACCTCGCTACTTGATGGGGGTTGGAACACCGGACTGCCTTTATGAATCTGTCATTCGCGGTGTTGACATGTTTGACTGCGTGTTTGCAACCCGCACTGCAAGAAATGGCACAGTTTTCACAAAAGAAGGACGAATGATTATCAAAAACGCTCAGTATGCAAAAGACTTTAGACCCATAGAAGAAGACTGTGACTGTTACACATGCCAGAACTTTACAAGAGCATATTTGAGACACCTGATCAAAGCTGAAGAAATCCTTGGTGCAATCCTTCTTTCCATCCACAACGTCAGGTTCTTGCTAAGGTTTATGGAAAAGCTGAGAAAGGATATTGAAGAGGATAGGATATAAAGTTTTAGCTTATCTATTTACATTGAATTTTATTTGCTTTTATGATTTTTCCTGAAGCTGTAATTATTCCATTTGCTGAAATAAAGCAAAACCATAATAAAGCATGGTTTTTGTATCTCAATGCTGCTTCGAAAGGTATATGTAATAAAATTGTTCCTAAAATTACAAGTCCACCTATAATAATTATTGAATTTGAAAAATTACAGTTTTTAATTTCTAAAATTAACCCTAAAAGAGCAGTAAATAGAATGATGTAATAATATATATCGAAGAGGAGTTTGATTATTTTATTGTTCTTGGGGAATATTAACTTCCCAGCAGTATTTTGCAATTGTGCGCCAGCAACATAATCATATGATTCATGATCAGCGTGCCACATAGTTATTATTTTGTCGGAAATAAAACTTATTATTTTTTTCTCTTTTATAAGGTTTTGAAGTCGGTTAAGACCAAGATTAAAAAATGTTTTTTGAGCTTGATTAGGACCTGTTTCTTTTATAAGTCTTCCGAATAGTTCTGAATCATTTTTATTCCACTGCCCATGAGAAGATATATTCATTCCAACATACAGATTCCAACCTATTCGGGTTGAGGCAATTTTTTGGTTAATTATTGATTCAATTATAATGTTTAGAGAGAATGATGCAAGAAGATAAGTTGCCAACATTATAAAAATGGCAATAAATTTAAAAAAATGTATATTGTTCATATCCTTTTTTAGAAAATTGTTGTTAGTTTCTTTGGAAAATACGATATAAAATAATGTCATTGCAATAAAAAGGATAATTCCATTTGGTCTGATACTACTTAACCAAGCAAGCAAAATACCAATAAAAGCCAGATTAAGATATTTAGTTTTTATACTTTTGAAAGCTCTTATATTTCTAAAAAACAAAAATATTGTAAATAGTGCCACAGTATTAAATAGGTTTTCTGTACATATTAATAAAGAATAAAATATTCTTGATGGCATCAAAGACCACATTATGGCAGCTATAAATCCCAATTGTTTTTTCCCTGCTTCTTTTCCAATAAGAAAAACAAAAATAACTGACATGGCAGACAATAATATACCTGT includes the following:
- the thiF gene encoding sulfur carrier protein ThiS adenylyltransferase ThiF — translated: MSLFDLMLRNYFDEKMLEKLSKVKILIIGCGGLGSNIAVLLVRCGVKNLTIVDFDKVDISNLNRQNYFFYQVGEDKTSALKDILSKINPYVIVKAVNMKVDESNIDSLILEHDIIVEAVDNELTKVLIFRKAHEHGKKVVLASGIAGFGDCENIKIKRGKNFSIVGDFVTSIKDKKPLAPKVVAVAAMQADEVLRMVSELEFD
- a CDS encoding ArnT family glycosyltransferase; this translates as MYSIITIFVVFVFEKVFIVGYLDYVLPTRIPKTLSRAILFLFVITISIFLIFLNLKKIIIEKFNEKHIIFFLFAISITLPLVLVFLIKVEPKSDFLTYYLIAKHLVYSKIFIPNYIATFPHTIMFPIFLSFIFRIFGPSILAAQLTGILLSAMSVIFVFLIGKEAGKKQLGFIAAIMWSLMPSRIFYSLLICTENLFNTVALFTIFLFFRNIRAFKSIKTKYLNLAFIGILLAWLSSIRPNGIILFIAMTLFYIVFSKETNNNFLKKDMNNIHFFKFIAIFIMLATYLLASFSLNIIIESIINQKIASTRIGWNLYVGMNISSHGQWNKNDSELFGRLIKETGPNQAQKTFFNLGLNRLQNLIKEKKIISFISDKIITMWHADHESYDYVAGAQLQNTAGKLIFPKNNKIIKLLFDIYYYIILFTALLGLILEIKNCNFSNSIIIIGGLVILGTILLHIPFEAALRYKNHALLWFCFISANGIITASGKIIKANKIQCK
- the thiD gene encoding bifunctional hydroxymethylpyrimidine kinase/phosphomethylpyrimidine kinase, with product MKKVLIIAGFDPSGGAGVLLDIKVVRALNGYAASVVTSLTVQDTQRVYDLKPIDPHFFEYQLQKVVEDIKPDSVKIGLLGSSEIAVVLLRNLKKYSLKNIVCDPVLKSTSGFEFCKSEFVEFLKYDFFKACDVITPNKNEAELIFDVEIKNFDEDVLSCVQERMKRMGIKSCILKGGHLDGELAEDVLITQNEIYRVSAIKKGLPDEIHGTGCAFSSAFATFLAKGYNMYDALKQTKDFMIGLINASVKIGNGRLVLNP
- the thiE gene encoding thiamine phosphate synthase; this encodes MSLTKEEKLELFSIYTIYGMTAEKFSNGRSNIEVVKAMLDSGIKIIQYREKYKSLKEKYKECLEIRKLTEDYGALLIVNDHVDLCQMVGADGVHLGQEDLPADEVRKLLGDKFIIGVTTHTKDQVLKAKEDGADYVGLGPIFASFTKDNPHPPIGLEMVRWAAENSPLPFVAIGGIKEHNLKDVLANGARCICAVTEIVGADDIRKKIESLFKILRSFERS
- the tgt gene encoding tRNA guanosine(34) transglycosylase Tgt; protein product: MAIKFELIKKSKKSNARRGRLYTPHGVIETPVFMPVGTQATVKAIMHRDLYEMGTQIILANTYHLYLRPGVDVIKEAGGLHKFMNWQKPILTDSGGFQVFSLSKLRTITEDGVEFRSHIDGSRHFFTPEKVIEIQNILGSDIIMAFDECVPYPVDHEYAKWAVERTARWLKRCKAHHKNTENQALFGIVQGSTYKDLRIESAKRTVEEDLPGYAIGGLSVGEPKQLMYEMIEVLHPILPEDKPRYLMGVGTPDCLYESVIRGVDMFDCVFATRTARNGTVFTKEGRMIIKNAQYAKDFRPIEEDCDCYTCQNFTRAYLRHLIKAEEILGAILLSIHNVRFLLRFMEKLRKDIEEDRI
- the thiC gene encoding phosphomethylpyrimidine synthase ThiC; this encodes MTQMSLAKQGIFTREMELAIKNEEISKKEFLQKVAEGKIVIPANRNRKREKYFAIGEGTYVKINVNLGVSEACPNFDLERQKLELAKKFDVESVMDLSSGLDASNFRKYILQNYDFIVGTVPVYQVASRHDDITKVDSKEFIEEIERQAEEGVDFFTIHAGITRKALERLEKNERLLKIVSRGGALLYKWMMTNRKENPLYEHFDEILKICKKHDVTISLGDSLRPGAVYDATDALQIEELINLGELTKMAWKEDVQVMIEGPGHMRANEIAANMVIQKRLCHGAPFYVLGPLTTDIAAGYDHISGAMGALIAALNGADFLCYVTPAEHLRLPSLEDVKEGIVAFKIAAHSANIAKGFKKPLEKDIEMSVARRDLDWEKMISISVDPEKAREYRSSFTSETCSMCGRLCAVKNSRDETIL